In Oreochromis aureus strain Israel breed Guangdong linkage group 20, ZZ_aureus, whole genome shotgun sequence, the following are encoded in one genomic region:
- the opn7d gene encoding opsin 7, group member d isoform X1, producing MIVGARPADMGNASDTSAVFTSTVSKEHDIFMGSLYSLFCILSVIGNSTLLLVAYHKRSTLKPAEFFIINLSISDLGMTLTLLPLAIPSAFSHRWLFGETICQVYAMCGVLFGLCSLTNLTVLSLVCCLKVCIPNHGNNFSSSHARLLVAGVWCYASVFAVGPLAHWGHYSLEPYGTACCIDWHAPNYELSALSYIICLFFFCYVLPCTVIFLSYTFILLTVRGSRQAVQQHVSPQTKSTNAHTLIVKLSVAVCIGFLAAWSPYAVVAMWAAFGDATQVPPAAFALAAVFAKSSTIYNPMVYLLCKPNFRECLYRDTSMLRQMIYRGSPQSEPKERFGSTSQRNKDMSVSTRFSNGQQESYGACLHCTDNAALCHVTPQRTACILTGSTYTEVTVGQLSAKPQAEFL from the exons AtgattgttggtgccagaccTGCTGAT ATGGGAAATGCTTCAGACACGTCTGCTGTGTTTACCTCCACCGTCTCCAAGGAGCATGACATCTTCATGGGTTCACTCTACAGCTTATTCT GTATACTGTCCGTCATAGGCAACTCCACACTGCTACTTGTTGCTTATCACAAGCGGTCAACCTTGAAACCAGCAGAGTTCTTTATCATCAATCTCTCCATCAGTGACCTTGGGATGACACTCACTTTACTTCCACTGGCCATACCATCGGCATTTTCACACAG GTGGCTGTTTGGAGAAACCATCTGCCAGGTGTATGCTATGTGTGGAGTGCTGTTTGGTCTCTGCAGCTTGACAAACCTCACAGTGCTTTCCTTAGTGTGCTGCCTTAAAGTCTGCATCCCCAACCACG GTAACAACTTCTCCTCGTCACATGCCCGCCTCCTGGTGGCCGGAGTGTGGTGTTACGCATCTGTGTTTGCTGTGGGGCCACTGGCACACTGGGGACATTACAGTCTTGAGCCTTATGGGACAGCGTGCTGCATTGACTGGCACGCACCCAACTACGAGCTATCAGCTTTGTCTTACATTAtctgccttttcttcttttgctaTGTACTGCCCTGCACTGTCATCTTCCTCTCCTACACTTTCATTCTGCTGACCGTGCGGGGGTCACGTCAGGCCGTCCAGCAGCATGTGTCACCACAGACCAAGAGCACCAATGCACACACTCTCATTGTCAAG CTGTCTGTAGCAGTGTGCATAGGCTTCCTGGCTGCTTGGTCTCCATATGCTGTTGTGGCCATGTGGGCTGCTTTCGGGGATGCCACGCAAGTTCCTCCTGCTGCTTTTGCCCTTGCTGCAGTGTTTGCCAAGTCTTCTACCATCTACAACCCTATGGTCTACCTCCTGTGCAAGCCCAATTTCCGCGAGTGTTTATACAGAGACACTTCGATGTTACGACAGATGATCTACAGGGGCAGTCCGCAGTCCGAGCCGAAAGAACGATTCGGATCCACATCACAGCGCAACAAGGACATGAGCGTCTCCACACGCTTTTCAAATGGACAGCAGGAGAGCTACGGGGCGTGTCTGCACTGCACGGACAATGCAGCTCTGTGTCATGTGACACCCCAAAGGACTGCCTGCATCCTGACTGGATCCACCTACACAGAGGTGACAGTCGGCCAACTCTCAGCCAAACCACAGGCCGAGTTCCTCTAG
- the opn7d gene encoding opsin 7, group member d isoform X2, with protein MGNASDTSAVFTSTVSKEHDIFMGSLYSLFCILSVIGNSTLLLVAYHKRSTLKPAEFFIINLSISDLGMTLTLLPLAIPSAFSHRWLFGETICQVYAMCGVLFGLCSLTNLTVLSLVCCLKVCIPNHGNNFSSSHARLLVAGVWCYASVFAVGPLAHWGHYSLEPYGTACCIDWHAPNYELSALSYIICLFFFCYVLPCTVIFLSYTFILLTVRGSRQAVQQHVSPQTKSTNAHTLIVKLSVAVCIGFLAAWSPYAVVAMWAAFGDATQVPPAAFALAAVFAKSSTIYNPMVYLLCKPNFRECLYRDTSMLRQMIYRGSPQSEPKERFGSTSQRNKDMSVSTRFSNGQQESYGACLHCTDNAALCHVTPQRTACILTGSTYTEVTVGQLSAKPQAEFL; from the exons ATGGGAAATGCTTCAGACACGTCTGCTGTGTTTACCTCCACCGTCTCCAAGGAGCATGACATCTTCATGGGTTCACTCTACAGCTTATTCT GTATACTGTCCGTCATAGGCAACTCCACACTGCTACTTGTTGCTTATCACAAGCGGTCAACCTTGAAACCAGCAGAGTTCTTTATCATCAATCTCTCCATCAGTGACCTTGGGATGACACTCACTTTACTTCCACTGGCCATACCATCGGCATTTTCACACAG GTGGCTGTTTGGAGAAACCATCTGCCAGGTGTATGCTATGTGTGGAGTGCTGTTTGGTCTCTGCAGCTTGACAAACCTCACAGTGCTTTCCTTAGTGTGCTGCCTTAAAGTCTGCATCCCCAACCACG GTAACAACTTCTCCTCGTCACATGCCCGCCTCCTGGTGGCCGGAGTGTGGTGTTACGCATCTGTGTTTGCTGTGGGGCCACTGGCACACTGGGGACATTACAGTCTTGAGCCTTATGGGACAGCGTGCTGCATTGACTGGCACGCACCCAACTACGAGCTATCAGCTTTGTCTTACATTAtctgccttttcttcttttgctaTGTACTGCCCTGCACTGTCATCTTCCTCTCCTACACTTTCATTCTGCTGACCGTGCGGGGGTCACGTCAGGCCGTCCAGCAGCATGTGTCACCACAGACCAAGAGCACCAATGCACACACTCTCATTGTCAAG CTGTCTGTAGCAGTGTGCATAGGCTTCCTGGCTGCTTGGTCTCCATATGCTGTTGTGGCCATGTGGGCTGCTTTCGGGGATGCCACGCAAGTTCCTCCTGCTGCTTTTGCCCTTGCTGCAGTGTTTGCCAAGTCTTCTACCATCTACAACCCTATGGTCTACCTCCTGTGCAAGCCCAATTTCCGCGAGTGTTTATACAGAGACACTTCGATGTTACGACAGATGATCTACAGGGGCAGTCCGCAGTCCGAGCCGAAAGAACGATTCGGATCCACATCACAGCGCAACAAGGACATGAGCGTCTCCACACGCTTTTCAAATGGACAGCAGGAGAGCTACGGGGCGTGTCTGCACTGCACGGACAATGCAGCTCTGTGTCATGTGACACCCCAAAGGACTGCCTGCATCCTGACTGGATCCACCTACACAGAGGTGACAGTCGGCCAACTCTCAGCCAAACCACAGGCCGAGTTCCTCTAG